The segment TGACATGGTAGTCTAGCGATTAGGGTATTAACTTAGCATCTGGGTAGTCATGGCTTTCTTTTCCAGCAGCCATGTTAAagctaaaatattttttagCACTGATAGTAATTGTTCCGTTCCCAAACGGCCAGTATTAAAAGCGAAAAATAATGGATCTTTCAGATaaaggtcccgtgtcatggtAGCTGGGTGTTCACACGATAACAAACCATCACTTCCATGAACCTGGGGCCGATATTCATTGATCAAAATCAGTGTCGCTTACAGcttgtgacccccccccccctacattCTTGAATGATACTTTAAAACAATCATCATTAACAATTGTTCATGTATGCACCGTTTTAAACATTTGATAATAAATTCCAacattttattaatcattaaaaCTAGGCAGAATAAATAGGTAATGAAACAAAGCAAAACATTAATAGTCAACTTGAGAAGCGTAGAGATAGAGCTACCTTGAGAAGCACATTGTGCAACTACATTCCCCACCATTCCttcacaaaattaatttttggaAGTGTAAATTCTAAGTGAAGTGTCAATTAAAATGGTATCAATTATTTACCCATGTCTTCAATTTTCACAGGGATTGGTATAGATGATATGTTCATCCTCATGTCCGGAATGGCGGATGCCCCACCTCTGTCTGAAGTATTCATCAAACAAAGAGTGATCTTCATGATGCAGAAGAGCGCAGTTGCCATAACGATTACGTCACTGACAGATTTGCTGGCTTTTGTCGTTGGAGCATCGTCGGTATTCAAAAGTATTCGGAATTTCTGCATTTACACAGGTACAGTCATTCTTTTGTTTATCCGACTTGAATTTCTGTTTGAATTAACTATCATTTAAGCAGTTAAAATTTCCCCGAGAAATTCAGGCCTGATTTTAAGTTGTACACATACAAAATTTGACGATGCTTGAATTTTTTcttaataaattatatttaacTTGATATCTCATTTCTTTCAGGTGTGTCGGTGTTCTTTTGCTATTTAAATCAACTTTTCTTTTTGTGTCCGGCTATAACGATTAATGAACATAGAACGAAGGGGAGCAAACATTTCTGTTGTTCCTGTAAAACTGTAAGACCGAGAAACCAATACGAAAATAAGTCGAAATGTTTTCTCTTATGTGTTCCTGGATCGCCCCCCGAAACGAGACTTGATGTGGAAAGTCCAATGGAAAAATATCCCAAAAAGTTTAtccttttcattttaaatcatACTGTCGGAAAATGTTTCGTCATTGTTGTATTCCTCGCTTACCTAAGTTCTTCAATATATGGATGTGTAAATCTTCAACAAGGCCTTCAGCTCTTCAATTTAGTTTCAAAAGATTCCCATTTCTACAAGTATAGTGTGTGGGACGAAAATTATTTCACCACTGAACCAATGATTACGCTTTGTGTGACTTCAGAACAAGAATACCACAGGAGTGAAATACAAAATcttataaattctgtgttatCCAAGACAAAATTGAACAGTTACATTGACGACAATTTTGAGATAAATTGGCTTGCAAGTTACAATCAATCTGCACACTATAATGCCGCCACCGAATCAAATTTTGTTAGTGGTCTGAAGGACTTCTTGGCGTCACAGAGTGGACAATCCTTTGAAAACGACATTGTTTTCGATACTTCTAGAAGCAAAGTTCTGTCATCCAAATTTTATGTTAAGGCAAAGAACATGAAAACATCAAGTGAACAAGGGGATTTCATGAAACGTATGAGGGAAATCACGGAAAATACGGCACTTCCCTGTATACTCTATACCCCGGCTTTCGTTTTCTTCGAACAATATGTACAAATCCTGCCTAGCACTCTCCAAACTCTGGGTATTGCAGTTGCTGCAATGCTGGTCGTAACGTTTATATTCATGCCTGATTTGCGAGTCGTTGCCATAGTATGCATCACACTTATCAGCATCTTGTCCGGAATATTGGGTTTTATGTACTACTGGGATCTGACATTGAGCTCAATAACTATGATTCATTTGGTGATGAGTGTAGGGTTTTCTGTCGATTTTAGCGTCCACATTTGTCACGCCTTCGTGTCTGTTGAGGGAAACAGTCGCGACACAATCCTAAAAAACGCTATTGATAGATCCGGTGGCCCTGTTGTGAATGCGGCTTTTTCCACGCTATTGGGGATACTGATGCTTGCATTTTCCAGCAGCTACATTTTTCAATCTTTCGGTATTCTGATGTTTTTGGTAATCGGATTCGGACTGATTCATGCTGCGTTCTTTCTTCCTTTATTACTGTATGCGCTCTTTCCCTGCTTCCATACTATTGACCCTGGAAGGGTAATCGATTCGCCAGTCGATTCTATGTCCCGAAGAGCTTCGTCGGAACTATTTTGGACATCATTTGACAATACGAACGATAAAAAACATAAGGAAACGCCGATCGATAAGCAAAAATCTTCTATCAATGGGGATTTATCGGCATGTCAAACAGTCCCTTCACCAAGATCAAAATCGTCGAGACCTAATAGCCGTTCTAACCACGATGAAAATATTCGACAAGGCGAAGTTAAAGATATCTGTGACGGGTATAAGATGTACCAACCTCACAAAAATCACGCATCTTGAAGCAAAGAAACATATAGCATCTAGATAAATTTTGACTATATTTGGTTGATATACACATAAACGTATAACTGTTGTAGCTCTTTTTATGTATGCTTTTTGTGGTAACTATCTACATTTCATATTGTCATTTTCCACTGGTTGATATTTAAACACGAAGAATTACAGATTGAGAAGATGAACATTGCTTTAGATAGCCAGTAGCATATTTAGCATAGAGATTAGGGAGAAGCGATAACTCATGATCATActtcaaattttgtataaacTCATATTGCTTGAATGAGATATCTGTAATCAGGTGCACTTGCAGCTTTGTACGTACATTGTGTCTATTCAATTTATCATGAATGTAGACCCTACGCGAAAACTATGATGGGGCAACTAAAGTGCGAAGTATCCCCACCTCTACTTTCATTTCGACCTTAGAGACACtgcattttttattcaaatcaatatACTGGGGAAATAATATAAtgcaatatattaaaataaatggggttccttactcctcctaggtacgcgatcccacctctggtatgtccagggattgTGTTTTCCCTACTATcaagttttgtattctttatgggaatgatttcattggtcactgttcgagatcttcacttttcattgagTAGAGGTAAGAAGTCTACATATTGTTATGGTGAAATAGTCTTAAACTCCCTTGCCTGTATTCTGAGTATTCGATGACAAATCACACgggttatgcattttttctttctttttagtTGTTGAAAAAATTCATATCCCGCATTATGgaaaaacaaactaaaataaaataacgaATATGACATATTTTTTACCCATTTCGTTAATTTGAACGGAACAAATGATACACCCTTTGACCCCGACGACATGATTACGTGAATTGGCGATGCTaaaaaaccggatcgaactaggCCCTAATTTGCAACTACATACAAGATGTATTCATCGTCAAGGATACGAAAAGCAATCTCAATTAAAAACTTAACACCAATATTACCTAGGAAGGGTGCATACGTGTAAGGTAATGGGGTCCCTATTTATATTGTAATGACATGAATGCAAATGAAGTGATGAAAAGGCAAAACATTATTAAGTACAGGAAAGGTCATTGGATGCGAGGAGCTGTTCCAATTTTGTTTTGTTCCTTAAAAGTGCTTAGCGTCACGCTACCTTTTTAATGACTTTCGAAGGTCTGTTTATGGAATGCAGTTAGATAAaaaacaaacagataaaaatgtACCATCAGCAATTTTAAGAATGTCGAAACATTTAACCATTCAAAACTTTCTCGTCATGTTGTGTTTCTAGACTGCATCCGGAGCCAAGTAATTCAATCGTGAACATAACCAGTCACGATTTGTTACTTTCTCCTTTTATATATCGGAGTGCAAAACAAAATGATTAAGCACGTTCAATTTTGCCAGTATACTTGATATATTTGTGAAATATTCTGCAAGTGTTTGCCTCACTTAATATGTCAAATCTCTCAActaatgaaaaatgaatatgctaaattctaattgGATTATGAGAACGTACTTTGAAAAAATTACGCACCTTGAAAATATTCTTTTTCATGTTCAAAGTGCGTTATGGATGTACACTAGCATTTATtcgtgtatgtatatatatatatatatatatattatatatatatatatatatatatatatatatatatatatgtgtgtgtgtgtgtatatatatatatatatatatatatatatatatatatatatagtttgtaaataaagagttcggtatttgatacagtaaatacatccaataataaaagtcaagaaacacaaaactcgaataacatttcactgttagcgctttcggctttaatgcctcttcagacagttataaaatgaaataatattgctaagtaacgtcaacatatcacgacgtaagtaattgtcctttgtgacgtcataataaattacactggtagcggtataatacacacaatattagacaaaacttggaaatcaattacagatttcagttcaatgtagtttcaattttacacagttattttctattaagtttgggattaaacaattttataaagtattcctcctttgtaactctggaaatttcgcagtcattatatacattttataaaatggaaatatgttgaaatctccATGACCACAATTGGCAAAATGTTCGGAACATGGCAAATTTCTGATACTTGGATCGCGAATTTGCTGCTTGTGGACGCGCACACGGGCGTTCAGTTTGTTGGTTTGTCCGATATAGTTTTCATTACAGGTAGGGCAGGTCatacaatatattacattttcggATTTGCATGTCATGTTAGAATTTGGTGTTAATTTTTTGCcgcatttaagaattttttctcTGCCTTCCTCTAGATGATTGAATGTACCGCAACGTGAATCACCACATTTTTGCACGGATTTGGAATTCCTAATCTGTTATAATAAATTACTAACTTGTTTTCACAAATTATCAATTtcttataacaaattattaatctgttaaaACAAGTTAgcaatctgttataacaaattactaatctgttataacaaattgataatctgttataacaaattattaatctgttttaacaaattgataatttattatagcaaattaataatttgttttaacaaattgataatttgttataacaaattattaatctgttataacaaatttaacaGATTATCAACATCAACGACAAGACATCATAATAGACAATCGTGAATATTCTCTCCTTAGTCTCCACATATCAAAGGtttatgtcaaaagacaaaaaaattatggcccggacaaacatagtatgagaagcggaagaagatgaagaattcacactaaaacaatatgtcccctttCTGGAAAGGGTGGGggtatatttattcataaatatttttaatgaaaaaatgtgaaataccaTCGGTacaaaaacttttcaatcaagagcagattagtaatttgtcataacagattagtaatttgttataacaaattattaatttcttataacaaattattaattgttataagaaattaaaaaaaaagatactgctgcTGCCCTAAAATCCTTCCGTatgaaacaatatacaaataaatgtCCCCATTCTTAACTCTTACCGACCTTTGAATGTCTGACATTATTCTAAAAGGCGGAATGTGCATTTTTCTTccatttacatgtaagtttcTTTTGACCTCCCCCAGGCCACAAAGTAGTGCTTTAATTGTGGACATTTGCGAGAAGGAATGACTTTTACAGTCAACAGCGTAATATACAGAAATGTTTGCGAGGCATAGCCGTATAGATGAAGTAAGTGCTGAATCGATGCAATGTACCGAAATGTTCAAATTGCCCGAATATTATAAAGTTGATGCATGATGCACACACTAACGACAAACGGTAATGATGTGACATCAATAAATTCACTTTTaaagttaattattttttattcgttgaatgtaaaacttatacggtaccaattttcatgcaccagatgcgcatttcgacaaataatctAATTGATAGTTTTAGAATTTGGGGTATTTGTACAAGGCATCCACATTACATACCTGTACATAGTGTACAGATGGCAAACTAGAACACGAATtattaaatattaattattttaaatggGTAGTTAATATCAATTGAGTCTCCATTCACTCCTTAAATGGACCGATTTTCTGCATTTATACGTTTATCCGCCTGTATCCACGCGATTGATGTATATATCTATTTcctactgggtttttttc is part of the Ostrea edulis chromosome 2, xbOstEdul1.1, whole genome shotgun sequence genome and harbors:
- the LOC125682244 gene encoding patched domain-containing protein 3-like — encoded protein: MTCEGSSCCSCCSRCHRKWESLIENAFGRLGSFIASYPVKIMTVCIVVNLLLTIGIMNIEMENDVETLYTPMDSQAIKDRSVLRDLYGDSTNSSFRSYQLSDFGLYGDVMILSKNKTTIMSQAYVDEINNINTIIRNTIIVSDSSGQTYTYDDLSAGSNPNEGIASAVVLLNTFQDNFIIPNITYPVYGEYILSPFLAQAVSASGMLNSAIGVKLQYYLRQSDTRAAELSKKWEKAFVTKMENLQINLTDIAYTSSDSLGTELDKNTNSDIKFFSVTFTLMMTYASIASLTINCNNVANRMNLGIAGVIAPVLAIASAFGFVSAIGVEFTNIVGVMPFLVVGIGIDDMFILMSGMADAPPLSEVFIKQRVIFMMQKSAVAITITSLTDLLAFVVGASSVFKSIRNFCIYTGVSVFFCYLNQLFFLCPAITINEHRTKGSKHFCCSCKTVRPRNQYENKSKCFLLCVPGSPPETRLDVESPMEKYPKKFILFILNHTVGKCFVIVVFLAYLSSSIYGCVNLQQGLQLFNLVSKDSHFYKYSVWDENYFTTEPMITLCVTSEQEYHRSEIQNLINSVLSKTKLNSYIDDNFEINWLASYNQSAHYNAATESNFVSGLKDFLASQSGQSFENDIVFDTSRSKVLSSKFYVKAKNMKTSSEQGDFMKRMREITENTALPCILYTPAFVFFEQYVQILPSTLQTLGIAVAAMLVVTFIFMPDLRVVAIVCITLISILSGILGFMYYWDLTLSSITMIHLVMSVGFSVDFSVHICHAFVSVEGNSRDTILKNAIDRSGGPVVNAAFSTLLGILMLAFSSSYIFQSFGILMFLVIGFGLIHAAFFLPLLLYALFPCFHTIDPGRVIDSPVDSMSRRASSELFWTSFDNTNDKKHKETPIDKQKSSINGDLSACQTVPSPRSKSSRPNSRSNHDENIRQGEVKDICDGYKMYQPHKNHAS